From a region of the Lactuca sativa cultivar Salinas chromosome 4, Lsat_Salinas_v11, whole genome shotgun sequence genome:
- the LOC128133913 gene encoding uncharacterized protein LOC128133913 produces the protein MFRDEYVPPVERERLVQEFLTLKQGTDSVAAITRKFHERAMFCPELVATEQARMSRYLGVLRREIREFVSNSTYHTFTELQANARKREIELETQAREEAGSQQADRRPAQSQPAAKRIKSADSRTGGSKNRTCVKCGKGHDGACRAGACYKCGKEGHIARECPKGFTVCFHCNQTGHRKAECPQLRQGSAPVARTTETRPVKVEAPRARGRAFQLTAEEVRAAPDVVAGTSEDRGKAPA, from the exons atgttcagggatgagtacgttcccccggtggagcgggaacgattggttcaggagttcttaaccctcaagcagggtactgattcggtggcggcgatcacgcggaagttccatgagagggcgatgttttgccccgagctagtggccacagagcaggctcggatgagccggtacttaggtgttctgaggagggagatccgggagtttgtgtcaaactccacttaccatacttttactgagcttcaggcgaatgccaggaagcgtgagatcgagttagagactcaggccagggaggaggccgggtctcagcaggcagaccggcgaccggctcagtctcagccggcagccaagcggatcaagtccgccgattcgaggacgggaggttcgaagaaccgcacttgcgtaaagtgcggtaagggtcacgatggggcgtgtcgagccggtgcttgctacaagtgtggcaaggagggacacattgccagggagtgtcccaagggatttacagtttgctttcattgcaaccagaccggccatcggaaggccgagtgccctcagcttcgtcagggatctgcacctgttgccaggactactgagactcgaccggtgaaggtcgaggccccgagggctcgtgggagagcctttcagctgactgcggaggaggtccgcgctgcgcccgatgttgtggcag gtactagcgaggaccgtgggaaggcgccggcatga